From the Homo sapiens chromosome 1, GRCh38.p14 Primary Assembly genome, one window contains:
- the RNPEP gene encoding aminopeptidase B isoform c (isoform c is encoded by transcript variant 4), producing MPPSFPFGGMENPCLTFVTPCLLAGDRSLADVIIHEISHSWFGNLVTNANWGEFWLNEGFTMYAQRRISTILFGAAYTCLEAATGRALLRQHMDITGEENPLNKLRVKIEPGVDPDDTYNETPYEKGFCFVSYLAHLVGDQDQFDSFLKAYVHEFKFRSILADDFLDFYLEYFPELKKKRVDIIPGFEFDRWLNTPGWPPYLPDLSPGDSLMKPAEELAQLWAAEELDMKAIEAVAISPWKTYQLVYFLDKILQKSPLPPGNVKKLGDTYPSISNARNAELRLRWGQIVLKNDHQEDFWKVKEFLHNQGKQKYTLPLYHAMMGGSEVAQTLAKETFASTASQLHSNVVNYVQQIVAPKGS from the exons ATGCCACCGTCCTTTCCATTTGGAGGAATGGAGAACCCTTGTCTGACCTTTGTCACCCCCTGCCTGCTAGCTGGGGACCGCTCCTTGGCAGATGTCATCATCCATGAGATCTCCCACAGTTGGTTTGGGAACCTGGTCACCAACGCCAACTGGGGTGAATTCTGGCTCAATGAAGGTTTCACCATGTACGCCCAGAGGAGGATCTCCACCATCCTCTTTG GCGCTGCGTACACCTGCTTGGAGGCTGCAACGGGGCGGGCTCTGCTGCGTCAGCACATGGACATCACTGGAGAGGAAAACCCACTCAACAAGCTCCGCGTGAAGATTGAACCAG GCGTTGACCCGGACGACACCTATAATGAGACCCCCTACGAGAAAGGTTTCTGCTTTGTTTCATACCTGGCCCACTTGGTGGGTGATCAGGATCAGTTTGACAGTTTTCTCAAG GCCTATGTGCATGAATTCAAATTCCGAAGCATCTTAGCCGATGACTTTCTGGACTTCTACTTGGAATATTTCCCTGAGCTTAAGAAAAAGAGAGTGGATATCATTCCAG GTTTTGAGTTTGATCGATGGCTGAATACCCCCGGCTGGCCCCCGTACCTCCCTGATCTCTCCCCTGGGGACTCACTCATGAAGCCTGCTGAAGAGCTAGCCCAACTGTGGGCAGCCGAGGAGCTGGACATGAAGGCCATTGAAGCCGTGGCCATCTCTCCCTGGAAGACCTACCAGCTGGTCTACTTCCTGGATAAGATCCTCCAGAAATCCCCTCTCCCTCCTG ggAATGTGAAAAAACTTGGAGACACATACCCAAGTATCTCAAATGCCCGGAATGCAGAGCTCCGGCTGCGATGGGGCCAAATCGTCCTTAAGAACGACCACCAGGAAGATTTCTGGAAAGTGAAGGAGTTCCTGCATAACCAG GGGAAGCAGAAGTATACACTTCCGCTGTACCACGCAATGATGGGTGGCAGTGAGGTGGCCCAGACCCTCGCCAAGGAGACTTTTGCATCCACCGCCTCCCAGCTCCACAGCAATGTTGTCAACTATGTCCAGCAGATCGTGGCACCCAAGGGCAGTTAG
- the RNPEP gene encoding aminopeptidase B isoform b (isoform b is encoded by transcript variant 2), with protein MTCCSCTSLSALLDFWAEVCWLAPEQTAGKKKPFVYTQGQAVLNRAFFPCFDTPAVKYKYSALIEVPDGFTAVMSASTWEKRGPNKFFFQMCQPIPSYLIALAIGDLVSAEVGPRSRVWAEPCLIDAAKEEYNGVIEEFLATGEKLFGPYVWGRYDLLFMPPSFPFGGMENPCLTFVTPCLLAGDRSLADVIIHEISHSWFGNLVTNANWGEFWLNEGFTMYAQRRISTILFGAAYTCLEAATGRALLRQHMDITGEENPLNKLRVKIEPGVDPDDTYNETPYEKGFCFVSYLAHLVGDQDQFDSFLKAYVHEFKFRSILADDFLDFYLEYFPELKKKRVDIIPGFEFDRWLNTPGWPPYLPDLSPGDSLMKPAEELAQLWAAEELDMKAIEAVAISPWKTYQLVYFLDKILQKSPLPPGNVKKLGDTYPSISNARNAELRLRWGQIVLKNDHQEDFWKVKEFLHNQGKQKYTLPLYHAMMGGSEVAQTLAKETFASTASQLHSNVVNYVQQIVAPKGS; from the exons GTTTGCTGGTTGGCTCCCGAGCAGACAGCAGGAAAGAAGAAGCCCTTCGTGTACACCCAGGGCCAGGCTGTCCTAAACCGGGCCTTCTTCCCTTGCTTCGACACGCCTGCTGTTAAATACAAGTATTCAGCTCTTATTGAG GtcccagatggcttcacagctgTGATGAGTGCTAGCACCTGGGAGAAGAGAGGTCCAAATAAGTTCTTCTTCCAGATGTGTCAGCCCATCCCCTCCTATCTGATAGCTTTGGCCATCGGAGATCTGGTTTCGGCTGAAGTTGGACCCAG GAGCCGGGTGTGGGCTGAGCCCTGCCTGATTGATGCTGCCAAGGAGGAGTACAACGGGGTGATAGAAGAATTTTTGGCAACAGGAGAGAAGCTTTTTGGACCTTATGTTTGGGGAAG GTATGACTTGCTCTTCATGCCACCGTCCTTTCCATTTGGAGGAATGGAGAACCCTTGTCTGACCTTTGTCACCCCCTGCCTGCTAGCTGGGGACCGCTCCTTGGCAGATGTCATCATCCATGAGATCTCCCACAGTTGGTTTGGGAACCTGGTCACCAACGCCAACTGGGGTGAATTCTGGCTCAATGAAGGTTTCACCATGTACGCCCAGAGGAGGATCTCCACCATCCTCTTTG GCGCTGCGTACACCTGCTTGGAGGCTGCAACGGGGCGGGCTCTGCTGCGTCAGCACATGGACATCACTGGAGAGGAAAACCCACTCAACAAGCTCCGCGTGAAGATTGAACCAG GCGTTGACCCGGACGACACCTATAATGAGACCCCCTACGAGAAAGGTTTCTGCTTTGTTTCATACCTGGCCCACTTGGTGGGTGATCAGGATCAGTTTGACAGTTTTCTCAAG GCCTATGTGCATGAATTCAAATTCCGAAGCATCTTAGCCGATGACTTTCTGGACTTCTACTTGGAATATTTCCCTGAGCTTAAGAAAAAGAGAGTGGATATCATTCCAG GTTTTGAGTTTGATCGATGGCTGAATACCCCCGGCTGGCCCCCGTACCTCCCTGATCTCTCCCCTGGGGACTCACTCATGAAGCCTGCTGAAGAGCTAGCCCAACTGTGGGCAGCCGAGGAGCTGGACATGAAGGCCATTGAAGCCGTGGCCATCTCTCCCTGGAAGACCTACCAGCTGGTCTACTTCCTGGATAAGATCCTCCAGAAATCCCCTCTCCCTCCTG ggAATGTGAAAAAACTTGGAGACACATACCCAAGTATCTCAAATGCCCGGAATGCAGAGCTCCGGCTGCGATGGGGCCAAATCGTCCTTAAGAACGACCACCAGGAAGATTTCTGGAAAGTGAAGGAGTTCCTGCATAACCAG GGGAAGCAGAAGTATACACTTCCGCTGTACCACGCAATGATGGGTGGCAGTGAGGTGGCCCAGACCCTCGCCAAGGAGACTTTTGCATCCACCGCCTCCCAGCTCCACAGCAATGTTGTCAACTATGTCCAGCAGATCGTGGCACCCAAGGGCAGTTAG